A window of the Halopseudomonas phragmitis genome harbors these coding sequences:
- a CDS encoding phage regulatory CII family protein — protein MSRASLLPDAPVLPDLDQAIYLASRDYRGGQTALAYSVAVDPGTFQKKVSISNTTHRLSLAEFMAVAEATDDPRIDQAYARQRGGLFFRPTPVPATNGALQALGKLLEAEGRFVSSLGYGVADNIWERHEVEDLERHGYAVIAKVLGIMAGARQAMEGEANG, from the coding sequence ATGAGCAGAGCAAGTTTGCTGCCTGATGCGCCGGTGCTGCCGGATCTGGATCAGGCCATTTACCTGGCAAGCCGGGATTACCGAGGGGGCCAGACGGCCCTGGCTTACTCGGTTGCTGTAGACCCGGGGACCTTCCAAAAGAAGGTCAGCATTTCAAACACCACCCACCGTCTGAGCCTGGCCGAGTTTATGGCTGTGGCTGAGGCGACGGATGACCCGCGCATCGACCAAGCCTATGCCCGCCAGCGTGGCGGGCTTTTCTTTCGCCCAACGCCAGTACCGGCCACCAATGGCGCGCTGCAAGCCTTGGGCAAGCTGCTGGAGGCTGAGGGGCGGTTTGTGTCAAGCCTGGGCTACGGCGTTGCTGACAATATCTGGGAGCGCCATGAGGTCGAGGACCTGGAGCGCCATGGTTATGCGGTGATCGCTAAGGTGCTTGGCATCATGGCAGGTGCGCGGCAGGCAATGGAGGGCGAGGCCAATGGCTGA
- a CDS encoding terminase small subunit has protein sequence MGKQVNKAELGEIVGRDERTLSRWQNAGMPVVEVGLGRGNENVYDTADVIEWLVQVAALNGKRETARERLDRIKGDREELALARELEEVVLAEELIERFEAMITAAKIELLNTLPENLASELSARYGVEVDDQLIRDPIEAILRELANYDPDDEDPSDGDLDEPDDPEAAEEDGD, from the coding sequence ATGGGCAAGCAAGTCAATAAGGCTGAGCTCGGTGAGATTGTCGGCCGTGATGAGCGCACCCTGTCCCGCTGGCAGAACGCGGGCATGCCGGTGGTTGAGGTTGGGCTCGGTCGCGGCAATGAGAACGTGTACGACACTGCTGATGTGATCGAGTGGCTGGTGCAGGTCGCCGCTCTCAACGGCAAGCGGGAAACTGCCCGCGAGCGGCTGGACCGCATCAAGGGTGACCGCGAGGAACTGGCGCTTGCCCGCGAGCTGGAAGAGGTGGTGCTGGCCGAAGAACTGATCGAGCGCTTCGAGGCGATGATCACCGCTGCAAAAATCGAACTACTGAACACCTTGCCGGAGAACCTGGCGAGTGAACTTTCTGCCCGGTATGGCGTTGAAGTCGATGACCAACTGATACGCGATCCTATCGAGGCCATTCTCAGAGAGCTGGCGAACTATGACCCTGATGACGAAGACCCGTCAGACGGGGATCTTGACGAACCGGACGATCCGGAGGCTGCTGAAGAAGACGGCGACTAA
- a CDS encoding phage terminase large subunit family protein: MTLMTKTRQTGILTNRTIRRLLKKTATKSLRRACRKWSPPPRMSIIQWAIKYRWLAPEEAARPGKYRFEVTPHLIWPGGPLEALDDPAVMEIVGRKSAQVAWTSGVLGNALGKWIDIDPSPVLVLFPKAEAAKQYVAEKLEPMIEATPRLRKKIDLRSRKLQQRQDFKKFPGGFLKLVGSNSPASVKSTPVPRVAVEEPDDCNLNLRGQGDSIKLAKERLKTFRRSKIIIGGTPTIKGLSAIDAELELSDKRVGLVPCHECGHEHALSFDHLHCPEDPDYQHEVYGNHRPELTYYACPHCGARWDDNQKNANLKRGRWEATAEFRGIAGYILNELYATFYGSRFEVLMEKKLQAEHAAAQGNIGPMIAYVNSSKGESYEYQSDAPKTDELERRAEAYGELTAPKGVLLITVGVDVQHDRLAVLMVGWGRGEESWRLYWGELHGNPLDVKDPVWVELDKLLATQVKSEHGCQMVVSAAGIDCSDGTSSDAVYTYVRARARFSIMAVKGASVDSRDREIFVKPAPTVDTNATNTKASKYGLRPFIVGTHKAKTLIDQRLRLKGAGPGRMHWYSDIRSDYYEQVTNEVLAPHPRNPSKMVWQKKAGRRNEALDCEVYALHAARSLKTHIMRDADWDALEQQLLQPNLFNSEEPVAAVPRKAARGGGRRVRGRAH; the protein is encoded by the coding sequence ATGACCCTGATGACGAAGACCCGTCAGACGGGGATCTTGACGAACCGGACGATCCGGAGGCTGCTGAAGAAGACGGCGACTAAGTCGCTGCGTCGAGCCTGTCGCAAATGGTCGCCGCCGCCTCGGATGAGCATCATTCAGTGGGCAATCAAGTATCGCTGGCTAGCGCCGGAAGAAGCGGCGCGTCCCGGCAAGTACCGGTTTGAAGTCACACCGCACCTAATTTGGCCAGGCGGGCCGCTGGAGGCGCTGGATGATCCTGCGGTTATGGAGATCGTTGGCCGTAAGTCGGCACAGGTAGCATGGACCAGCGGCGTGCTGGGCAATGCGCTGGGTAAGTGGATCGATATTGACCCATCCCCGGTGCTGGTGCTGTTCCCGAAGGCTGAGGCTGCAAAGCAGTACGTAGCGGAAAAGCTGGAGCCGATGATTGAGGCAACCCCTCGATTGCGGAAGAAGATCGATCTGCGCAGCCGCAAGCTGCAGCAGCGGCAGGACTTCAAAAAATTCCCCGGAGGCTTTCTCAAACTGGTCGGCTCCAACAGCCCGGCCAGCGTGAAGTCCACGCCGGTGCCGAGGGTGGCGGTCGAGGAACCAGACGACTGTAACCTGAACCTGCGCGGGCAGGGCGATAGCATCAAGTTGGCGAAGGAGCGCCTGAAAACCTTTCGGCGGTCAAAGATCATCATCGGGGGTACGCCAACGATCAAAGGGCTATCGGCAATCGATGCCGAGCTGGAGCTGTCCGACAAGCGCGTTGGCCTGGTGCCGTGCCACGAGTGCGGCCATGAGCATGCGCTTAGCTTTGATCACCTGCATTGCCCGGAGGATCCGGACTACCAGCATGAGGTTTACGGCAACCACAGGCCCGAGCTGACTTATTACGCCTGCCCGCATTGCGGCGCGCGCTGGGACGACAACCAGAAAAACGCGAACCTCAAGCGAGGGCGCTGGGAGGCCACCGCCGAGTTCCGTGGCATTGCCGGGTACATCCTCAACGAGCTGTACGCGACGTTCTACGGCTCGCGGTTTGAAGTGCTCATGGAGAAGAAGCTGCAGGCCGAGCACGCTGCAGCGCAGGGCAACATCGGTCCGATGATCGCTTATGTGAACAGCTCCAAGGGCGAGAGCTACGAATACCAGAGTGATGCACCGAAGACCGACGAGCTGGAGCGTCGGGCCGAGGCCTACGGTGAACTGACTGCTCCGAAAGGCGTGCTGCTGATCACGGTCGGTGTCGACGTTCAGCATGACCGTTTGGCGGTGCTGATGGTTGGCTGGGGGCGAGGTGAGGAATCCTGGCGTTTGTACTGGGGCGAACTGCACGGCAACCCGCTGGATGTAAAAGACCCGGTATGGGTTGAGCTGGACAAGCTGCTGGCCACACAGGTCAAGAGCGAGCACGGTTGCCAGATGGTGGTCAGTGCAGCGGGTATCGACTGCTCTGACGGTACGTCCAGCGACGCGGTGTACACCTACGTGCGCGCCCGCGCCCGCTTCAGCATCATGGCGGTGAAGGGTGCGTCGGTTGACAGCAGGGATCGAGAGATTTTTGTTAAGCCAGCCCCCACCGTCGATACCAACGCCACTAACACCAAGGCATCGAAGTACGGTCTGCGGCCATTCATCGTGGGTACCCATAAGGCCAAGACGCTGATTGATCAGCGTCTGCGCTTGAAAGGGGCTGGCCCAGGCAGGATGCACTGGTACAGCGACATTCGTAGTGACTACTACGAGCAGGTGACCAACGAGGTGCTGGCACCGCATCCGCGTAACCCCAGCAAGATGGTTTGGCAGAAAAAGGCAGGTCGGCGCAATGAGGCGCTGGACTGCGAGGTGTACGCCCTGCATGCAGCGCGGAGCCTGAAGACTCACATCATGCGTGATGCCGACTGGGACGCGCTTGAGCAGCAACTGCTGCAACCCAACTTATTCAATAGCGAAGAGCCTGTCGCGGCTGTACCCCGTAAAGCTGCCCGAGGCGGCGGACGCAGGGTGCGCGGTCGGGCGCACTGA
- a CDS encoding transcriptional regulator — protein MTSEQLEAFAFGCGTTPGQIKQVAYGRRASAELAIRIDIASGAAVTCEDIRPDVDWGYLRNSNDSNKAA, from the coding sequence ATGACCAGCGAGCAACTGGAGGCTTTTGCTTTCGGTTGCGGTACGACTCCCGGGCAGATTAAGCAGGTCGCATACGGTCGCCGGGCGAGCGCTGAATTGGCTATTCGTATTGATATTGCAAGCGGTGCTGCGGTCACTTGCGAGGATATCCGCCCTGATGTCGATTGGGGCTATCTGCGCAACAGCAATGACTCGAACAAGGCCGCGTGA
- a CDS encoding TraR/DksA C4-type zinc finger protein, whose amino-acid sequence MADFCDIGAERTEQMLSDALEARRLRAARPAIDHHFCLDCDAPIPLKRREALPGVETCVDCQGLRERRK is encoded by the coding sequence ATGGCTGATTTCTGCGATATCGGTGCCGAGCGCACTGAGCAGATGCTCAGTGATGCGCTTGAGGCCCGCCGTCTGCGGGCCGCTCGGCCCGCTATTGACCACCATTTTTGTCTGGACTGTGATGCGCCCATTCCACTCAAGCGCCGCGAGGCGCTGCCTGGGGTGGAGACGTGCGTGGATTGCCAAGGGTTGCGGGAGCGGCGCAAATGA
- a CDS encoding bifunctional DNA primase/polymerase → MTEKREAPTSTWARRYIETFGLALVSIEPGEKAPKGMGWNQPGGYHTDPESAEGFWQRHPQHNLGVVLGPSRVCSLDVDDVEWTRYALRELLGVDLDAMADSNPTVVGNPQRFRVLFRVPAGVELGRHSLTWPHQYDPDGSRFKALLAEAKAAKEAGDAEAEAQAKAEADKIKRFTVFELRAGLVQDVLPPSIHPDTGKPYTWRTAPDADAGLPVLPQALLAVWLNWDAFKRDALAACPWVPRPAAVVRHPARAAPPQSGGGGDVIEQFNRAHDVESLLAAHGYERRGNKWLAPSSSSGLPGVTVTDGRVYSHHASDPLCNDHQNDAFDVFRILEHDGDVRAATKAAAQILGLDNRSARQSLPAVRDDAPLLGADDLPGAPSGVCDSLADAENLPPALTHAGGEGVFRIGAQELLNDFVLIYGTDLVWDCNRRRMVKMTALREVVGRERLKLWQESTSRRVAEDVVFDPTCACRATLLNLYDGFKLTPDERGREGCALILAHLWRLCGYREDEYFFLLRWIAYPLQNPGAKMSTSIVMFGAEGPGKSLVWEKVVKRIYGEYGVTIGQAQLESQFTGWQSRKLFALAEEVVSRQEMRHYKGLLKHLVTGETLQINEKMQSLREEANHLNFVFLSNSTVPLELDDGDRRYMVLYVDKVPPQGYFDNLLAEIAGGGTEAFYHYLLNLDMTGFNAHTKPPLNAEKEQLIEGSLTPARYFIRIWLRGETDWPVGAVVAGDLYRAFCRWCERANEFKRREREFYQEAMRDMQQVRKDIHYPHEMDRHRTCRIYLPPAMAAREQDKQWLAEVGDQCRVFHKAVSEQARSLAA, encoded by the coding sequence ATGACTGAAAAGCGAGAAGCCCCCACCAGCACGTGGGCGCGGCGGTACATTGAGACGTTTGGCCTGGCACTGGTTTCAATTGAGCCTGGTGAAAAGGCGCCCAAGGGTATGGGCTGGAACCAGCCTGGCGGTTACCACACTGATCCAGAGTCGGCCGAGGGATTTTGGCAGCGTCACCCGCAGCACAATCTTGGGGTGGTGCTGGGCCCAAGCCGGGTTTGTTCTCTGGATGTGGATGATGTGGAGTGGACGCGCTATGCGCTGCGCGAGCTCCTGGGCGTTGATTTGGATGCGATGGCAGACAGCAACCCGACCGTTGTGGGTAACCCTCAGCGGTTTCGGGTGTTGTTCCGTGTGCCGGCGGGGGTGGAGCTGGGCCGACATTCGCTGACTTGGCCGCACCAGTATGACCCGGACGGGTCGCGCTTCAAGGCATTGCTGGCAGAGGCCAAGGCCGCCAAGGAAGCGGGCGATGCGGAAGCCGAAGCGCAGGCCAAGGCCGAGGCGGACAAGATCAAGCGATTCACGGTGTTTGAGCTGCGCGCAGGGCTGGTGCAGGACGTGCTGCCGCCATCAATCCATCCAGATACTGGCAAACCGTACACCTGGCGCACTGCGCCGGACGCGGACGCTGGTCTACCAGTGTTGCCGCAGGCGCTGTTGGCGGTGTGGTTGAATTGGGATGCGTTCAAGCGTGATGCGCTTGCCGCCTGCCCATGGGTGCCCCGGCCGGCTGCGGTTGTTCGTCACCCGGCGAGGGCTGCACCCCCGCAGTCTGGTGGTGGCGGGGATGTGATCGAGCAGTTTAACCGGGCGCATGACGTGGAGAGCCTGCTGGCAGCACACGGGTATGAGCGCCGGGGCAACAAGTGGTTGGCACCGAGCAGTTCCAGCGGACTGCCCGGTGTGACTGTAACGGATGGGCGGGTTTACTCGCACCACGCGTCTGACCCGCTGTGCAATGACCATCAAAATGATGCGTTTGACGTGTTCCGGATTCTGGAGCATGACGGCGATGTGCGCGCCGCGACAAAGGCGGCGGCGCAGATACTGGGGTTGGACAACCGGTCAGCCCGGCAGAGTTTGCCGGCGGTGAGGGATGATGCGCCTTTGCTTGGTGCTGATGATCTCCCCGGCGCCCCCTCTGGTGTGTGCGATTCATTGGCCGATGCTGAAAATTTGCCGCCCGCGCTCACACACGCTGGGGGGGAGGGGGTGTTCCGGATTGGGGCGCAGGAGCTGCTGAATGATTTTGTGCTGATCTACGGCACCGACCTGGTTTGGGATTGCAACCGGCGGCGGATGGTGAAGATGACGGCTTTGCGTGAGGTAGTTGGACGCGAGAGGCTGAAGCTTTGGCAGGAAAGTACCAGCAGGCGGGTGGCGGAAGATGTGGTGTTTGACCCGACTTGTGCATGTCGGGCGACTCTGTTGAATCTTTATGATGGGTTCAAGCTAACCCCGGATGAGCGCGGCAGGGAGGGGTGCGCGTTGATCCTGGCTCACCTTTGGCGGCTCTGTGGGTACCGTGAGGACGAGTATTTCTTTTTGCTGCGCTGGATCGCATATCCGCTGCAAAACCCAGGGGCAAAGATGTCGACTTCTATCGTCATGTTTGGTGCTGAAGGGCCTGGTAAGTCGCTTGTATGGGAGAAGGTGGTCAAGCGAATTTACGGCGAGTACGGTGTAACGATTGGCCAGGCGCAGCTTGAAAGCCAGTTCACTGGCTGGCAGTCGCGAAAGCTCTTCGCCTTGGCCGAGGAAGTTGTGAGCCGGCAGGAAATGCGGCACTACAAGGGGTTGCTTAAGCACTTGGTTACGGGGGAGACCCTGCAGATCAATGAGAAGATGCAGAGTCTACGGGAAGAAGCTAACCATCTGAATTTTGTCTTTCTTTCCAACTCAACGGTTCCGCTTGAGTTGGATGATGGTGACCGCCGTTATATGGTGCTCTATGTTGATAAGGTGCCGCCTCAAGGTTACTTCGACAATTTGCTGGCTGAGATAGCGGGGGGAGGGACCGAGGCGTTCTATCACTATCTGCTGAACTTGGATATGACTGGCTTTAATGCTCATACTAAGCCGCCCCTCAATGCGGAGAAGGAGCAGTTGATTGAGGGTAGTCTGACTCCCGCCCGATATTTCATTCGGATCTGGTTGCGGGGGGAAACGGACTGGCCGGTGGGTGCGGTGGTTGCGGGTGACCTGTACCGGGCTTTCTGCCGGTGGTGTGAGCGGGCCAATGAGTTTAAGCGCCGGGAGCGCGAGTTCTACCAGGAGGCTATGCGCGATATGCAGCAGGTGCGCAAGGATATCCACTACCCGCACGAAATGGACAGGCACCGGACATGCCGTATCTATTTGCCCCCTGCAATGGCGGCCAGAGAGCAGGACAAGCAGTGGCTGGCCGAGGTTGGTGACCAGTGCAGGGTGTTTCACAAAGCTGTGAGTGAGCAGGCAAGGAGCTTGGCGGCGTGA